From one Gadus morhua chromosome 8, gadMor3.0, whole genome shotgun sequence genomic stretch:
- the cdc7 gene encoding cell division cycle 7-related protein kinase, which translates to MEVSPIEKELNHTEECPIKDERSHRRAKRSRNVEMEIDNLYKAVPQLHKVFNVIDKIGEGTFSAVYLGEAKMLDGGRERFALKRLIPTSHPARIAAELQCLTIAGGRENVMGATYCFRREGEVVIVMPYMEHQPIGEIIGLLSFEEVRLYIYNLLKALKHIHQFGIIHRDIKFNNFLYNRRAKMYSLVDFGLAQGTADTQIELLKVVKQRATQKAGGATGKTDTGVPGKKAPRASDTPTPLTTTGPPSPPQPQQQSAAPPSSSSSSTTATVTPTTATSSPSTGKQVARPATTTTTSTTSKHTKLSRLSRTLRPVFGERNLNSVPSAPTAPTTITTTTTATTKPPAARIELVKPGRTEDLVTRRVAPPPPPRKPLPARSLPRTSTVSPALTCHCFQTERVCNICKSSKKKRPDFKNVWRGWPEPPVPYRVALNPAPHLCSSRKKQVAPRAGTPGFRAPEVLTCCPTQGTAVSGQLVKPGRTEDLVTRRVAPPPPPRKPFPARSLPRTSTVSPALTCHCFQTERVCNICMSRKKQVAPRAGTPGFRAPEVLTCCPTQGTAIDVWSAGVILLSLLSNRYPFFKGSEDLVSLTQIMIVRGSRETVQAAQTFGKAVVCSRELPRQDLRLLCERLRGRRPAPDGDEARLGEGKEDQEEGPRPSGVAAAPPAEGPRPPAPVNDHHLPIKKQHRRLECTAGVPAPKAPRLEGAEGVRAEEEEERGWDRVPGEAYGLLDRLLDLNPATRITAAEALLHPLFTDLH; encoded by the exons ATGGAGGTGTCTCCTATCGAAAAGGAACTGAACCACACCGAGGAGTGCCCCATCAAGGATGAGAGGAGCCACAGAAGAGCCAAAAGATCAA GGAATGTGGAGATGGAGATTGACAACCTTTACAAAGCAGTCCCTCAGCTTCACAAAGTTTTCAACGTCATAGACAAAATCGGAGAAG gcACCTTCAGTGCAGTATACCTTGGGGAGGCTAAGATGCTGGATGGGGGCCGGGAGAGGTTTGCCCTCAAGCGTCTCATTCCCACCAGCCACCCTGCTCGAATCGCTGCTGAACTCCAGTGTCTCACCATCGCCGG GGGCAGGGAGAACGTGATGGGCGCCACCTACTGcttcaggagggagggagaggtggtgaTCGTCATGCCCTACATGGAGCACCAACCCATTGGG GAGATCATCGGGCTGCTGAGCTTTGAGGAGGTCCGTCTGTACATCTACAACCTGCTGAAAGCCCTTAAACACATCCACCAGTTTGGGATCATCCATCGCGACATTAAGTTCAACAACTTCCTCTACAACCGGAGAGCCAAGAT GTATTCCCTGGTGGACTTTGGCCTTGCGCAGGGCACGGCCGACACCCAGATCGAGCTGCTGAAGGTGGTGAAGCAGAGGGCCACTCAGAAGGCTGGGGGGGCCACAGGGAAGACAGACACTGGGGTTCCGGGGAAGAAGGCCCCTAGAGCCTCAGACACTCCCAcgcccctcaccaccaccggccccccctctccccctcagccccaacAGCAGTCCGCCGCcccgccttcctcctcctcttcctccaccaccgccaccgtcaCCCCCACCACTGCTACCTCATCTCCGTCAACTGGGAAACAAGTGGCTCGgcctgccaccaccaccaccacctccaccacttctAAACACACCAAG TTGTCGCGTCTGAGCCGGACCCTGCGGCCCGTGTTTGGAGAGAGGAACCTCAACAGCGTCCCCTCggcccccaccgcccccaccaccatcaccaccaccaccaccgccaccaccaagcCCCCGGCCGCAAGGATAGAG CTGGTGAAGCCGGGGAGGACGGAGGACCTGGTCACCAGGcgggtggccccgcccccgcccccccggaaGCCGCTCCCGGCCAGGAGCCTCCCCCGGACCTCCACCGTCAGCCCCGCCCTCACCTGCCACTGCTTCCAGACGGAGCGGGTCTGCAACATCTGCAAGTCCAG taaaaaaaaaaggcctgaTTTTAAGAATGTGTGGCGTGGGTGGCCCGAGCCCCCAGTCCCGTATCGCGTGGCTCTAAACCCCGCTCCACATCTCTGTTCCTCCAGGAAGAAGCAGGTGGCCCCCAGGGCGGGAACCCCCGGGTTCAGGGCCCCAGAGGTCCTGACCTGCTGCCCCACCCAGGGGACCG CTGTCTCTGGTCAGCTGGTGAAGCCGGGGAGGACGGAGGACCTGGTCACCAGGcgggtggccccgcccccgcccccccggaaGCCGTTCCCGGCCAGGAGCCTCCCCCGGACCTCCACCGTCAGCCCCGCCCTCACCTGCCACTGCTTCCAGACGGAGCGGGTCTGCAACATCTGCATGTCCAG GAAGAAGCAGGTGGCCCCCAGGGCGGGAACCCCCGGGTTCAGGGCCCCAGAGGTCCTGACCTGCTGCCCCACCCAGGGGACCG ccatagACGTGTGGTCGGCGGGCGTGATCCTGCTGTCTCTGCTCAGCAACCGCTACCCCTTCTTCAAGGGCAGCGAGGACCTGGTGAGCCTCACGCAGATCATGATCGTACGTGGCTCCCGGGAGACCGTCCAGGCCGCCCAGACCTTTG GCAAGGCGGTGGTCTGCAGCCGCGAGCTCCCCCGCCAGGACCTGCGGCTGCTCTGTGAGCGGCTCCGGGGCCGCCGGCCCGCGCCCGACGGGGACGAGGCACgcctgggggaggggaaggaggaccaggaggaggggcCCAGGCCCAGCGGCGTGGCAGCAGCTCCGCCCGCCGAGGGGCCGCGGCCCCCGGCGCCCGTCAACGACCATCACCTCCCCATCAAGAAGCAGCACCGCCGCCTCGAGTGCACCGCCGGGGTCCCCGCTCCGAAGGCCCCCCGGCTGGAGGGCGCTGAGGGGGtccgggcggaggaggaggaggagcggggctgGGACAGAGTTCCAGGCGAGGCCTACGGGCTCTTGGACAGACTGCTGGACCTGAACCCGGCCACCAGGATCACAGCGGCCGAGGCCCTGCTCCACCCGCTGTTCACAGACCTCCACTGA
- the hfm1 gene encoding probable ATP-dependent DNA helicase HFM1 isoform X1, with protein sequence MCYMPTKVRHLSFKKLLASLFSSYFPPPFHLLPIPDSLFKPSRGQVLHGQIDPSNTDDPGSCTSSRISSQTTSRPQTFPPLVALETELPPPCHQPPPPATALQLAPPFCSEPPFFSRPCLGLSAARGSRPPPQPAVGEMQSMGTKRAHVPPMTPQPLYIQGSAAKGVLRPVSEISAKFRSVFKEFPYFNHVQSKAMDDVLYTGKNFVACAPTGSGKTVLFELAIIHLLMESSEPWKDVKAVYMAPIKALCSQRFEDWKQKFGPLGLTCMELTGDTEIDDFFEIQDAHIIMTTPEKWDSMSRRWRDNCLLQLIRLFLIDEVHVVKDVTRGPTLEVVVSRMKAVHAHRPAGRPQPDLSVRLVAVSATIPNISDMAEWLCNESGPASYLDMDESYRPVELRKVVLGFPCSLNQNDFKFDLSLNYKMANIIQTYSDQKPALVFCSTRKGVQQSATVLAKDARFIMSIEHKQRLMKYANSILDSKLRDLMMLGVGYHHAGVDVSDRKMVEEAFTRGDLPVLFTTSTLAMGVNLPAHLVVVKSTMHYVSGSCEEYSEADMLQMIGRAGRPQFDTSATAVIMTKSHTKDKYMRLMNGVEIIESSLHGHLVEHLNAEIVLQTISDVSMALDWIRSTFLYIRALRNPQHYGFSPDLDRNGIEAKLQELCLKNLQSLSSIGLISMDEDVNIKPTEAGRLMAKYCLAFDTMKQFNGVNGHETLAEMVELVSKSREFSDVQLRVSEKRTLNTLNKDKNRVTIRFPLDGKIRTNEMKVNCLIQAQLGSIPIQEFGLSQDTAKIFRNGTRISKCLSEFLMQRSKLGLSAQLSSLMLAKCFRAKLWEDSPYVSKQLEKIGLTLSTAMVNAGLTTFSRIEHTHPRELELIVNRHPPFGNQIKESVVNLPKYEVSLEQLPRYSCATAEMVVTVKMKNLEQLLSRKTAPDRQHHFTLIMGDSDNRVVFLQRLTDSVLLKSGSWSKKVEVVRCSKGEEISVNLISSQYVGLDIQQKFNAFYSGPRRFEAGSVNPAHHTQWEIQKMPYNPNIKEKSKPSAVKAQSISQAVVQYNTACNTGKDACDLAQNTAKRQCNHFCKNKDVCGHECCKVGVPVAQKRQPNQDPTFSSHLRDLRSLCDTLTETPVKRLRMKISGESMSASMQQFSYKPKETMPALPTSTIQPLRPWTYSADPYEAQSDVVDLTRDGDVTGLEEPDYEYLDHLEDIYEMMGEEMPPSSPPLQTTGPFGRQIPSASVTRQSASHADASFLPGPYAETAHPSPSTTSVGPGSCPAPRPAAESSYASAPQALTNVNFDLGNEWDDWDELDDVGEADLLVHGPESSQSTRRPQEVQASPRPPIGYNSLRVGLHSGPAPTPAPPRGPGPTQPDSVFTRPNTPLRSVSSMPVVRAVGSSAMAGPSNRSATAWNEKREYVLCDTLTVQNPEVFMEQKKTCVGPRSGQFDFFSERNSEPESTVCNNRYTKEEEAFVGIFDGIF encoded by the exons ATGTGTTATATGCCTACTAAGGTCAGACATTTATCCTTTAAGAAGCTTCTTGCAAGCCtattttcttcttattttcCCCCTCCATTTCACCTTCTTCCAATCCCCGACAGTTTATTTAAACCCTCCAGGGGTCAGGTGTTGCACGGCCAAATCGACCCCTCCAACACTGATGACCCCGGCAGCTGTACGAGCAGCCGCATCAGCAGTCAGACAACATCTAGGCCTCAAACTTTCCCCCCTTTGGTTGCCTTGGAGACCGAGCTGCCTCCTCCTTGTCATCAGCCTCCTCCCCCGGCGACTGCTCTCCAGTTGGCACCCCCTTTCTGCTCAGAGCCCCCCTTCTTCTCCCGCCCCTGTCTGGGCTTGTCTGCAGCACGTGGaagccgaccccccccccagccggcgGTGGGGGAGATGCAGAGCATGGGCACAAAGAGAGCACACGTCCCCCCCATGACTCCCCAGCCCCTCTACATACAAG GCTCAGCTGCGAAGGGTGTCTTGCGGCCTGTCTCCGAAATTT CAGCAAAGTTTAGATCTGTTTTCAAGGAGTTCCCGTATTTCAACCATGTTCAGTCGAAAGCTATGGATGAT GTTCTTTACACAGGTAAGAACTTTGTGGCGTGTGCCCCTACTGGATCTGGGAAAACGGTGCTGTTTGAGCTCGCAATAATCCATCTTCTGATGGAGAGCTCTGAGCCTTGGAAGGATGTCAAGGCTGTCTACA TGGCTCCAATCAAAGCTCTGTGCAGCCAGCGCTTTGAGGACTGGAAGCAGAAGTTTGGCCCGTTAGGGCTGACCTGCATGGAGCTGACCGGAGACACGGAGATTGATGACTTCTTTGAGATCCAAGATGCCCACATCATCATGACGACACCT GAGAAGTGGGACAGTATgagcaggagatggagagacaacTGTCTTCTGCAGCTCATCAGACTCTTCCTCATCGACGAG GTGCACGTGGTGAAGGACGTGACCCGCGGGCCCacgctggaggtggtggtgagcaGGATGAAGGCGGTGCACGCTCACCGGCCGGCAGGGCGCCCACAGCCAGACCTGTCCGTCAGGCTGGTGGCCGTGTCAGCAACCATACCCAACATCTCTGAT ATGGCTGAGTGGCTGTGTAACGAGAGCGGCCCGGCCTCCTACCTGGACATGGACGAGAGCTACCGGCCGGTGGAGCTCAGGAAGGTGGTGCTGGGCTTCCCCTGCAGCCTCAACCAGAACGACTTCAAGTTTGACCTGTCACTCAACTACAAGATGGCCAACATCATACAGACCTACTCGGACCAGAAGCCTGCTTTAGTG TTCTGCTCCACCAGGAAAGGAGTCCAGCAGTCTGCAACGGTGCTAGCCAAGGATGCCAGATTCATAATGAGCATTGAACACAAGCAGAG ACTGATGAAATATGCAAACTCCATCTTGGATTCCAAACTGAGAG ACCTGATGATGCTTGGTGTGGGGTACCACCACGCTGGAGTGGATGTTTCAGACAggaagatggtggaggaggcctTCACCCGGGGAGACCTGCCTGTTCTCT TCACAACCAGCACGCTGGCCATGGGTGTAAACCTGCCGGCCCACCTGGTGGTGGTCAAGTCCACCATGCACTATGTGTCAGGCTCCTGTGAGGAGTACAGTGAGGCTGACATGCTGCAGATGATAGGACGAGCTGGGAGGCCACAG TTTGACACATCAGCGACTGCAGTGATCATGACCAAGAGCCATACCAAAGACAAGTACATGAGGCTGATGAACGGGGTGGAGATCATTGAAAGCAG CCTCCACGGCCACCTGGTGGAACACCTGAATGCAGAGATCGTCCTGCAGACCATCAGTGACGTCAGCATGGCCCTGGACTGGATCCGCTCCACCTTCCTGTACATCCGGGCCCTCAGGAACCCCCAGCACTACG GGTTCTCACCCGACCTGGATCGGAATGGAATTGAAGCGAAACTGCAAG AGCTGTGTCTGAAAAACCTCCAGTCCCTGTCCTCCATTGGTCTGATCAGCATGGACGAGGACGTCAACATCAAGCCCACAG AGGCTGGCCGGTTGATGGCCAAGTACTGCCTGGCGTTTGACACCATGAAGCAGTTTAACGGCGTGAATGGCCACGAGACACTGGCTGAGATG GTGGAGCTGGTGTCAAAGAGCAGAGAGTTCAGCGACGTCCAGCTGAGAGTGAGCGAGAAGAGAACCTTGAACACGCTGAACAAGGATAAGAACCGTGTCACCATCAG GTTTCCTTTAGACGGGAAAATACGAACCAATGAGATGAAAGTGAATTG TTTGATTCAGGCCCAGCTGGGCTCAATCCCAATACAAGAGTTTGGACTTTCACAAGATACAGCCAAGATCTTCAGAAACGGAACACGCATCAGCAAAT GCCTGTCAGAGTTCCTGATGCAGCGCTCGAAGCTGGGGCTCTCTGCTCAGCTGAGCTCCCTGATGCTGGCCAAGTGTTTCAGGGCCAAACTGTGGGAGGACTCCCCCTACGTTTCCAAACAGCTGGAGAAAATAG GTCTCACCCTGTCCACTGCCATGGTGAACGCTGGATTGACCACCTTCAGCAGAATAGAGCACACCCATCCCAGAGAGCTGGAGCTG ATTGTGAACAGACATCCTCCATTCGGAAACCAAATCAAAGAATCTGTGGTGAACCTCCCCAAGTATGAAGTGAGCTTGGAGCAG CTCCCGAGGTACAGCTGTGCCACGGCGGAGATGGTGGTGACGGTGAAAATGAAGAACCTGGAGCAGCTTCTGTCCAGGAAGACGGCCCCGGACCGCCAGCACCACTTCACCCTGATCATGGGAGACTCGGACAACAGAGTGGTCTTCCTGCAGAGACTCAC GGACTCTGTGCTGCTGAAGTCTGGTAGCTGGTCcaagaaggtggaggtggtgcggtGCTCCAAGGGAGAGGAGATCAGCGTTAATCTGATAAGCTCTCAATACG TGGGGCTGGACATCCAGCAGAAGTTCAATGCCTTCTACTCTGGGCCCAGGAGGTTTGAGGCGGGTTCGGTCAACCCTGCTCACCATACCCAGTGGGAGATCCAGAAGATGCCTTACAACCCCAACATTAAAGAGAAGAGCAAGCCTTCTGCTGTGAAAGCACAATCCATATCACAGGCAGTGGTGCAATACAATACCGCATGTAATACGGGCAAGG ATGCATGTGATCTTGCACAAAATACGGCTAAGAGACAGTGCAACCACTTCTGTAAGAACAAGGACGTTTGTGGCCATGAATGCT GTAAAGTAGGCGTTCCAGTAGCACAGAAGCGGCAGCCGAACCAGGATCCTACCTTCTCCTCCCACCTCAGAGACCTGAGGAGCCTCTGTGACACGCTCACAGAGACCCCGGTCAAGAGGCTCAGG ATGAAGATCAGTGGGGAATCCATGTCTGCGAGCATGCAGCAGTTCTCCTACAAACCCAAGGAGACGATGCCTGCTCTACCTACGTCAACGATTCAACCTCTCAGACCCTGGAC GTACTCGGCGGATCCCTACGAAGCTCAGTCTGACGTCGTTGATCTGACGAGAGACGGCGATGTCACCGGTCTAGAGGAGCCTGACTATG AGTACCTTGACCACCTGGAGGACATCTATGAGATGATGGGAGAGGAGATGCCTccctctagtcctcctctccAAACCACTGGTCCATTTGGTCGTCAGATACCAA GTGCATCAGTGACAAGACAATCAGCTTCCCATGCAGATGCCAGTTTCCTCCCTGGGCCATACGCAGAGACAGCACACCcgtctccctccaccacctcggTGGGACCGGGTTCATGTCCGGCGCCGCGTCCCGCTGCGGAGAGCAGCTACGCCTCCGCTCCACAGGCCCTGACCAACGTCAACTTTGACCTTGGAAACGAGTGGGATGACTGGGATGAGTTGGATGACGTTGGCGAGGCAGACTTGCTAGTGCATGGCCCAGAGAGCTCCCAGTCCACCCGCCGTCCACAAGAGGTCCAGGctagcccccggccccccattGGCTACAACTCCCTGAGAGTTGGACTCCATTCTG GACCTGCCCcgacaccagcccccccccggggccctgGTCCGACGCAGCCCGACTCGGTCTTCACCAGGCCCAACACACCTCTAAG GTCCGTCTCCTCCATGCCTGTGGTCAGAGCAGTAGGCTCCTCTGCTATGGCCGGACCCTCCAACAGAAGTGCAACTGCATGGAATGAAAAG AGAGAGTACGTATTGTGTGATACGTTGACTGTGCAGAACCCAGAAGTCTTCATGGAGCAGAAGAAGACTTGTGTTGGACCTCGCTCTGGACAGTTTGATTTCTTCTCAGAGAGGAACAGCGAGCCAGAGAGTACTGTCTGCAACAACAG ATATACCAAGGAGGAAGAGGCTTTCGTGGGCATATTTGATGGAATTTTCTAG
- the hfm1 gene encoding probable ATP-dependent DNA helicase HFM1 isoform X2 — translation MCYMPTKVRHLSFKKLLASLFSSYFPPPFHLLPIPDSLFKPSRGQVLHGQIDPSNTDDPGSCTSSRISSQTTSRPQTFPPLVALETELPPPCHQPPPPATALQLAPPFCSEPPFFSRPCLGLSAARGSRPPPQPAVGEMQSMGTKRAHVPPMTPQPLYIQGSAAKGVLRPVSEISAKFRSVFKEFPYFNHVQSKAMDDVLYTGKNFVACAPTGSGKTVLFELAIIHLLMESSEPWKDVKAVYMAPIKALCSQRFEDWKQKFGPLGLTCMELTGDTEIDDFFEIQDAHIIMTTPEKWDSMSRRWRDNCLLQLIRLFLIDEVHVVKDVTRGPTLEVVVSRMKAVHAHRPAGRPQPDLSVRLVAVSATIPNISDMAEWLCNESGPASYLDMDESYRPVELRKVVLGFPCSLNQNDFKFDLSLNYKMANIIQTYSDQKPALVFCSTRKGVQQSATVLAKDARFIMSIEHKQRLMKYANSILDSKLRDLMMLGVGYHHAGVDVSDRKMVEEAFTRGDLPVLFTTSTLAMGVNLPAHLVVVKSTMHYVSGSCEEYSEADMLQMIGRAGRPQFDTSATAVIMTKSHTKDKYMRLMNGVEIIESSLHGHLVEHLNAEIVLQTISDVSMALDWIRSTFLYIRALRNPQHYGFSPDLDRNGIEAKLQELCLKNLQSLSSIGLISMDEDVNIKPTEAGRLMAKYCLAFDTMKQFNGVNGHETLAEMVELVSKSREFSDVQLRVSEKRTLNTLNKDKNRVTIRFPLDGKIRTNEMKVNCLIQAQLGSIPIQEFGLSQDTAKIFRNGTRISKCLSEFLMQRSKLGLSAQLSSLMLAKCFRAKLWEDSPYVSKQLEKIGLTLSTAMVNAGLTTFSRIEHTHPRELELIVNRHPPFGNQIKESVVNLPKYEVSLEQLPRYSCATAEMVVTVKMKNLEQLLSRKTAPDRQHHFTLIMGDSDNRVVFLQRLTDSVLLKSGSWSKKVEVVRCSKGEEISVNLISSQYVGLDIQQKFNAFYSGPRRFEAGSVNPAHHTQWEIQKMPYNPNIKEKSKPSAVKAQSISQAVVQYNTAYACDLAQNTAKRQCNHFCKNKDVCGHECCKVGVPVAQKRQPNQDPTFSSHLRDLRSLCDTLTETPVKRLRMKISGESMSASMQQFSYKPKETMPALPTSTIQPLRPWTYSADPYEAQSDVVDLTRDGDVTGLEEPDYEYLDHLEDIYEMMGEEMPPSSPPLQTTGPFGRQIPSASVTRQSASHADASFLPGPYAETAHPSPSTTSVGPGSCPAPRPAAESSYASAPQALTNVNFDLGNEWDDWDELDDVGEADLLVHGPESSQSTRRPQEVQASPRPPIGYNSLRVGLHSGPAPTPAPPRGPGPTQPDSVFTRPNTPLRSVSSMPVVRAVGSSAMAGPSNRSATAWNEKREYVLCDTLTVQNPEVFMEQKKTCVGPRSGQFDFFSERNSEPESTVCNNRYTKEEEAFVGIFDGIF, via the exons ATGTGTTATATGCCTACTAAGGTCAGACATTTATCCTTTAAGAAGCTTCTTGCAAGCCtattttcttcttattttcCCCCTCCATTTCACCTTCTTCCAATCCCCGACAGTTTATTTAAACCCTCCAGGGGTCAGGTGTTGCACGGCCAAATCGACCCCTCCAACACTGATGACCCCGGCAGCTGTACGAGCAGCCGCATCAGCAGTCAGACAACATCTAGGCCTCAAACTTTCCCCCCTTTGGTTGCCTTGGAGACCGAGCTGCCTCCTCCTTGTCATCAGCCTCCTCCCCCGGCGACTGCTCTCCAGTTGGCACCCCCTTTCTGCTCAGAGCCCCCCTTCTTCTCCCGCCCCTGTCTGGGCTTGTCTGCAGCACGTGGaagccgaccccccccccagccggcgGTGGGGGAGATGCAGAGCATGGGCACAAAGAGAGCACACGTCCCCCCCATGACTCCCCAGCCCCTCTACATACAAG GCTCAGCTGCGAAGGGTGTCTTGCGGCCTGTCTCCGAAATTT CAGCAAAGTTTAGATCTGTTTTCAAGGAGTTCCCGTATTTCAACCATGTTCAGTCGAAAGCTATGGATGAT GTTCTTTACACAGGTAAGAACTTTGTGGCGTGTGCCCCTACTGGATCTGGGAAAACGGTGCTGTTTGAGCTCGCAATAATCCATCTTCTGATGGAGAGCTCTGAGCCTTGGAAGGATGTCAAGGCTGTCTACA TGGCTCCAATCAAAGCTCTGTGCAGCCAGCGCTTTGAGGACTGGAAGCAGAAGTTTGGCCCGTTAGGGCTGACCTGCATGGAGCTGACCGGAGACACGGAGATTGATGACTTCTTTGAGATCCAAGATGCCCACATCATCATGACGACACCT GAGAAGTGGGACAGTATgagcaggagatggagagacaacTGTCTTCTGCAGCTCATCAGACTCTTCCTCATCGACGAG GTGCACGTGGTGAAGGACGTGACCCGCGGGCCCacgctggaggtggtggtgagcaGGATGAAGGCGGTGCACGCTCACCGGCCGGCAGGGCGCCCACAGCCAGACCTGTCCGTCAGGCTGGTGGCCGTGTCAGCAACCATACCCAACATCTCTGAT ATGGCTGAGTGGCTGTGTAACGAGAGCGGCCCGGCCTCCTACCTGGACATGGACGAGAGCTACCGGCCGGTGGAGCTCAGGAAGGTGGTGCTGGGCTTCCCCTGCAGCCTCAACCAGAACGACTTCAAGTTTGACCTGTCACTCAACTACAAGATGGCCAACATCATACAGACCTACTCGGACCAGAAGCCTGCTTTAGTG TTCTGCTCCACCAGGAAAGGAGTCCAGCAGTCTGCAACGGTGCTAGCCAAGGATGCCAGATTCATAATGAGCATTGAACACAAGCAGAG ACTGATGAAATATGCAAACTCCATCTTGGATTCCAAACTGAGAG ACCTGATGATGCTTGGTGTGGGGTACCACCACGCTGGAGTGGATGTTTCAGACAggaagatggtggaggaggcctTCACCCGGGGAGACCTGCCTGTTCTCT TCACAACCAGCACGCTGGCCATGGGTGTAAACCTGCCGGCCCACCTGGTGGTGGTCAAGTCCACCATGCACTATGTGTCAGGCTCCTGTGAGGAGTACAGTGAGGCTGACATGCTGCAGATGATAGGACGAGCTGGGAGGCCACAG TTTGACACATCAGCGACTGCAGTGATCATGACCAAGAGCCATACCAAAGACAAGTACATGAGGCTGATGAACGGGGTGGAGATCATTGAAAGCAG CCTCCACGGCCACCTGGTGGAACACCTGAATGCAGAGATCGTCCTGCAGACCATCAGTGACGTCAGCATGGCCCTGGACTGGATCCGCTCCACCTTCCTGTACATCCGGGCCCTCAGGAACCCCCAGCACTACG GGTTCTCACCCGACCTGGATCGGAATGGAATTGAAGCGAAACTGCAAG AGCTGTGTCTGAAAAACCTCCAGTCCCTGTCCTCCATTGGTCTGATCAGCATGGACGAGGACGTCAACATCAAGCCCACAG AGGCTGGCCGGTTGATGGCCAAGTACTGCCTGGCGTTTGACACCATGAAGCAGTTTAACGGCGTGAATGGCCACGAGACACTGGCTGAGATG GTGGAGCTGGTGTCAAAGAGCAGAGAGTTCAGCGACGTCCAGCTGAGAGTGAGCGAGAAGAGAACCTTGAACACGCTGAACAAGGATAAGAACCGTGTCACCATCAG GTTTCCTTTAGACGGGAAAATACGAACCAATGAGATGAAAGTGAATTG TTTGATTCAGGCCCAGCTGGGCTCAATCCCAATACAAGAGTTTGGACTTTCACAAGATACAGCCAAGATCTTCAGAAACGGAACACGCATCAGCAAAT GCCTGTCAGAGTTCCTGATGCAGCGCTCGAAGCTGGGGCTCTCTGCTCAGCTGAGCTCCCTGATGCTGGCCAAGTGTTTCAGGGCCAAACTGTGGGAGGACTCCCCCTACGTTTCCAAACAGCTGGAGAAAATAG GTCTCACCCTGTCCACTGCCATGGTGAACGCTGGATTGACCACCTTCAGCAGAATAGAGCACACCCATCCCAGAGAGCTGGAGCTG ATTGTGAACAGACATCCTCCATTCGGAAACCAAATCAAAGAATCTGTGGTGAACCTCCCCAAGTATGAAGTGAGCTTGGAGCAG CTCCCGAGGTACAGCTGTGCCACGGCGGAGATGGTGGTGACGGTGAAAATGAAGAACCTGGAGCAGCTTCTGTCCAGGAAGACGGCCCCGGACCGCCAGCACCACTTCACCCTGATCATGGGAGACTCGGACAACAGAGTGGTCTTCCTGCAGAGACTCAC GGACTCTGTGCTGCTGAAGTCTGGTAGCTGGTCcaagaaggtggaggtggtgcggtGCTCCAAGGGAGAGGAGATCAGCGTTAATCTGATAAGCTCTCAATACG TGGGGCTGGACATCCAGCAGAAGTTCAATGCCTTCTACTCTGGGCCCAGGAGGTTTGAGGCGGGTTCGGTCAACCCTGCTCACCATACCCAGTGGGAGATCCAGAAGATGCCTTACAACCCCAACATTAAAGAGAAGAGCAAGCCTTCTGCTGTGAAAGCACAATCCATATCACAGGCAGTGGTGCAATACAATACCGCAT ATGCATGTGATCTTGCACAAAATACGGCTAAGAGACAGTGCAACCACTTCTGTAAGAACAAGGACGTTTGTGGCCATGAATGCT GTAAAGTAGGCGTTCCAGTAGCACAGAAGCGGCAGCCGAACCAGGATCCTACCTTCTCCTCCCACCTCAGAGACCTGAGGAGCCTCTGTGACACGCTCACAGAGACCCCGGTCAAGAGGCTCAGG ATGAAGATCAGTGGGGAATCCATGTCTGCGAGCATGCAGCAGTTCTCCTACAAACCCAAGGAGACGATGCCTGCTCTACCTACGTCAACGATTCAACCTCTCAGACCCTGGAC GTACTCGGCGGATCCCTACGAAGCTCAGTCTGACGTCGTTGATCTGACGAGAGACGGCGATGTCACCGGTCTAGAGGAGCCTGACTATG AGTACCTTGACCACCTGGAGGACATCTATGAGATGATGGGAGAGGAGATGCCTccctctagtcctcctctccAAACCACTGGTCCATTTGGTCGTCAGATACCAA GTGCATCAGTGACAAGACAATCAGCTTCCCATGCAGATGCCAGTTTCCTCCCTGGGCCATACGCAGAGACAGCACACCcgtctccctccaccacctcggTGGGACCGGGTTCATGTCCGGCGCCGCGTCCCGCTGCGGAGAGCAGCTACGCCTCCGCTCCACAGGCCCTGACCAACGTCAACTTTGACCTTGGAAACGAGTGGGATGACTGGGATGAGTTGGATGACGTTGGCGAGGCAGACTTGCTAGTGCATGGCCCAGAGAGCTCCCAGTCCACCCGCCGTCCACAAGAGGTCCAGGctagcccccggccccccattGGCTACAACTCCCTGAGAGTTGGACTCCATTCTG GACCTGCCCcgacaccagcccccccccggggccctgGTCCGACGCAGCCCGACTCGGTCTTCACCAGGCCCAACACACCTCTAAG GTCCGTCTCCTCCATGCCTGTGGTCAGAGCAGTAGGCTCCTCTGCTATGGCCGGACCCTCCAACAGAAGTGCAACTGCATGGAATGAAAAG AGAGAGTACGTATTGTGTGATACGTTGACTGTGCAGAACCCAGAAGTCTTCATGGAGCAGAAGAAGACTTGTGTTGGACCTCGCTCTGGACAGTTTGATTTCTTCTCAGAGAGGAACAGCGAGCCAGAGAGTACTGTCTGCAACAACAG ATATACCAAGGAGGAAGAGGCTTTCGTGGGCATATTTGATGGAATTTTCTAG